One window of the Rhizobiaceae bacterium genome contains the following:
- the nirK gene encoding copper-containing nitrite reductase yields the protein MSEKKPSVLSEQSDEDRGSVSRRSLLVGSVGATVGGLLTADALAQTGGTDPTHAGMELAQSGGTQASRHRTYSGSLSNRIYSVNPVHPSMADIAENPTNIPPPLTRREPATVRVDLETKEVEAHLDEKAMFRFWTFNGTVPGPFVRARVGDTVEVHLKNPEDSWMMHNVDFHACTGPGGGAAATTAAPGEERSFTFKALNPGIYVYHCAVPPVALHIANGMYGLILVEPEDGLPPVDREFYVMQGEIYTEEPFGSSGLLTESYEKLLNERPEYFVFNGHVGALTDHYPLKANVGETVRIYFGVGGPNYTSGFHVIGEIFDRAYQLGSVTSPPITDVQSISVPPGSANIVEFKCEVPGRYVLVDHALSRAERGLAGYLIVEGPENLEVFNAPPNEHDSGH from the coding sequence ATGTCAGAGAAGAAGCCGTCGGTGCTGTCCGAACAGTCCGACGAGGACCGCGGGTCCGTAAGCCGGCGCAGCTTGCTGGTCGGTTCGGTGGGAGCGACGGTCGGAGGCCTCTTGACGGCCGATGCCCTGGCGCAGACGGGGGGCACCGATCCAACGCATGCGGGCATGGAGCTTGCCCAGTCGGGCGGCACCCAGGCATCCCGGCACAGGACCTATTCGGGCAGCCTGAGCAACCGCATCTATTCGGTCAATCCAGTCCATCCCTCCATGGCGGACATTGCCGAGAACCCGACGAACATACCCCCTCCCCTCACGCGGCGGGAACCGGCTACGGTCCGTGTTGATCTCGAGACCAAGGAGGTCGAAGCCCACCTCGACGAAAAGGCCATGTTTCGCTTCTGGACGTTCAACGGCACCGTGCCCGGACCGTTCGTGCGGGCACGGGTGGGCGACACGGTGGAAGTGCACCTGAAAAATCCCGAAGACAGCTGGATGATGCACAACGTGGATTTTCATGCCTGCACCGGGCCCGGAGGAGGCGCAGCCGCGACCACGGCCGCTCCGGGCGAGGAGCGCTCCTTCACCTTCAAGGCGCTGAACCCAGGCATCTACGTCTATCACTGCGCCGTGCCGCCCGTCGCCCTCCATATCGCCAACGGCATGTACGGCCTCATCCTCGTGGAACCTGAGGACGGCTTGCCGCCTGTCGATCGTGAATTCTACGTCATGCAGGGGGAGATCTACACGGAGGAACCGTTCGGCAGCAGCGGGCTGTTGACCGAGAGCTACGAGAAGCTCCTCAACGAGCGGCCGGAATATTTCGTCTTCAACGGCCATGTCGGTGCGCTGACCGACCACTATCCGCTGAAGGCGAATGTCGGCGAGACGGTCCGCATCTATTTCGGCGTGGGTGGGCCGAACTACACCTCAGGCTTCCACGTCATCGGAGAGATCTTCGACCGGGCGTACCAGCTGGGGTCGGTCACCAGCCCTCCCATCACCGATGTCCAGAGCATTTCGGTTCCCCCCGGGTCGGCCAACATCGTGGAGTTCAAGTGCGAGGTGCCCGGCCGCTACGTCCTGGTGGACCACGCGCTTTCGCGTGCCGAACGAGGCCTCGCAGGCTACCTGATTGTCGAGGGGCCCGAGAACCTGGAGGTCTTCAACGCGCCCCCGAACGAGCACGACAGCGGCCACTGA
- a CDS encoding pseudoazurin, with amino-acid sequence MVAAVSGLAWNGALAAEHEVRMLNKGPEGQPMQFDPAFLKIEPGDSVKFVATDKGHNSESIKEMLPEGAEPWKGKINEEVTVTFDVEGIYGYKCLPHFAMGMVGLIQVGDGTANLESAETAKLPGKAKTRMAELTAEVGSGTASGGD; translated from the coding sequence ATGGTTGCCGCAGTCTCGGGGCTTGCCTGGAATGGAGCGCTGGCTGCCGAACACGAGGTCCGGATGCTGAACAAGGGGCCCGAGGGCCAGCCGATGCAGTTCGATCCGGCCTTCCTCAAGATCGAGCCGGGCGACAGCGTGAAGTTCGTGGCCACCGACAAAGGGCACAATTCGGAATCCATCAAAGAGATGCTGCCCGAAGGCGCCGAGCCGTGGAAAGGCAAGATCAACGAGGAGGTGACCGTCACTTTCGATGTGGAGGGAATCTACGGCTACAAGTGCCTGCCCCATTTCGCGATGGGAATGGTTGGACTGATCCAGGTCGGCGATGGCACGGCCAACCTTGAATCGGCGGAGACGGCGAAACTTCCCGGAAAGGCAAAAACCCGCATGGCCGAACTCACGGCCGAGGTCGGTTCCGGGACTGCATCGGGCGGCGACTGA
- a CDS encoding type II glyceraldehyde-3-phosphate dehydrogenase, with product MTSRKTRVAVNGYGVIGKRVAEAIVLQDDMELAGVADVAADWRMQVASGKGFRIYAARPEASAEMSASGIEVAGNLEEFLADADVVVDCTPKKVAAANIETYRGMSKKFILQGGEKHDATGHSFVAECSYQSALGRDATRVVSCNTTSIVRTLSALKRAGLLRKARGTLLRRATDPWESHLGGIMNTMVPERDIPSHQGPDAKTVDPDLDVVTMAVKVPQTLSHLHYWNVELTRPTTKAEVLDAFRESSRIALVRIDRGLAALNAVKEWMLDIGRPHGDLYEVAVWEDMLKVEGNELYYAYMVDNQAIVIPETIDAIRALAGVETDGRASMARTDAALGIGRLAHPKEAN from the coding sequence ATGACCAGCAGGAAGACCAGAGTGGCAGTGAATGGCTACGGCGTGATCGGCAAGCGGGTGGCGGAAGCCATCGTCCTCCAGGATGACATGGAGTTGGCGGGGGTGGCCGACGTCGCTGCGGACTGGCGCATGCAGGTGGCGAGCGGCAAGGGCTTCCGGATATACGCCGCACGTCCCGAAGCTTCGGCTGAGATGTCAGCCAGCGGCATCGAGGTCGCGGGGAACCTGGAAGAATTCCTCGCGGACGCCGACGTGGTGGTCGACTGCACTCCGAAGAAGGTCGCCGCCGCGAACATCGAAACCTACAGGGGCATGTCGAAGAAGTTCATCCTCCAGGGAGGCGAGAAGCACGACGCGACGGGACACTCCTTCGTCGCCGAGTGTTCCTACCAAAGCGCCCTGGGACGCGATGCGACCCGCGTAGTCTCCTGCAACACTACGTCGATCGTCAGGACGCTGTCCGCCTTGAAGCGGGCCGGACTGCTCCGCAAGGCCAGGGGGACGCTGCTGAGGCGCGCGACCGATCCTTGGGAGAGCCATCTTGGGGGCATCATGAACACGATGGTGCCGGAGCGTGACATCCCAAGCCATCAGGGACCCGACGCGAAGACCGTGGATCCCGATCTCGATGTCGTCACGATGGCCGTCAAGGTGCCGCAGACGCTGTCCCACCTTCACTATTGGAACGTCGAGTTGACGAGGCCGACTACCAAGGCGGAAGTGTTGGACGCGTTCCGTGAGTCCTCCCGGATCGCCCTGGTGCGGATCGACCGTGGCCTTGCCGCCTTGAACGCCGTCAAGGAATGGATGCTCGATATCGGCCGGCCGCACGGCGACCTGTACGAGGTCGCGGTGTGGGAAGACATGCTGAAGGTGGAAGGCAACGAACTCTACTACGCCTACATGGTGGACAACCAGGCGATCGTCATTCCGGAGACGATCGACGCCATCCGTGCCTTGGCCGGAGTCGAGACCGACGGGAGGGCATCCATGGCCCGCACTGATGCCGCCCTCGGCATCGGAAGGCTGGCGCATCCCAAAGAAGCGAACTGA
- a CDS encoding acetate/propionate family kinase gives MAPAILALNAGSSSLKFALFERRSGLPRLMKGSIESLDANPRLRLSGGGEPPRQRDLGRGPLDIGTAVGIAADEIRSSGIAEPDAVGHRIVHGGRRFTSPVLLDDEVVEELRRLVPLAPIHQPRNMEIVDSSKRMFPRAAQVGCFDTAFHVERPAVATTYGLPRELSESGVRSYGFHGVSYAYIASELRKSFGPAAGGKVIVAHLGSGASLCAMAGGKSVATTMGFSPLDGLVMSTRCGSLDPGVVLYLLQERGMRAEEVARLLYHQSGLLGISGSTGDMRRLLESDSSEAREAVDAFVYRAGREIGSLAAALGGLDTLVFTAGIGENSPAVRGLIGGATRWLGVQVDPDLNLRGERSISSPESKVRVLVIPTDEEAEVAREVLRLLPGA, from the coding sequence TTGGCTCCAGCGATCCTGGCACTGAACGCTGGCTCGTCGAGCCTGAAGTTCGCGCTCTTCGAAAGGCGCAGCGGCCTGCCGCGCCTGATGAAGGGCAGCATCGAATCCCTCGATGCGAATCCCCGTCTCCGGCTTTCCGGAGGCGGGGAGCCTCCTCGGCAACGGGACCTTGGCAGAGGACCGCTTGACATCGGGACGGCGGTCGGGATCGCCGCCGACGAGATCCGTTCCAGCGGCATCGCCGAGCCTGATGCAGTAGGCCACCGGATCGTCCACGGAGGGCGGAGGTTCACGTCTCCTGTGCTTCTTGACGATGAAGTCGTGGAGGAGCTGCGTCGGCTGGTCCCGCTGGCTCCGATCCACCAGCCGCGGAACATGGAAATCGTCGACTCCTCGAAGAGGATGTTTCCGCGCGCCGCCCAGGTCGGATGCTTCGATACCGCCTTCCACGTGGAACGGCCGGCCGTCGCCACGACCTACGGGCTTCCGCGCGAGCTGTCGGAATCGGGCGTGCGCTCATACGGCTTCCACGGGGTCTCCTACGCTTACATCGCTTCCGAACTAAGGAAGTCGTTCGGTCCTGCAGCCGGAGGCAAGGTGATCGTCGCCCACCTCGGAAGCGGCGCCAGCCTCTGTGCCATGGCAGGCGGCAAGAGCGTGGCAACGACGATGGGCTTCTCGCCCCTCGATGGCCTGGTGATGAGCACCCGATGCGGTTCGCTCGACCCTGGCGTGGTCCTGTACCTGCTGCAGGAGCGAGGCATGCGGGCCGAGGAGGTCGCCAGGCTACTCTACCATCAGTCAGGCCTGCTCGGAATCTCCGGGAGCACGGGGGACATGCGGCGGCTGCTCGAATCCGACAGCAGCGAGGCGCGCGAGGCGGTTGATGCCTTCGTCTACCGCGCCGGACGGGAAATCGGGTCCCTTGCCGCCGCGCTCGGCGGACTGGATACCTTGGTCTTCACCGCAGGCATTGGCGAGAACTCTCCGGCCGTCCGCGGGTTGATCGGAGGGGCGACCCGGTGGCTGGGCGTGCAGGTCGACCCCGACCTGAACCTCAGGGGCGAACGCTCGATCAGCAGCCCGGAATCGAAGGTTCGAGTCCTGGTGATACCCACCGACGAGGAAGCGGAAGTCGCGCGGGAAGTGCTTCGGCTGCTTCCAGGAGCGTAG
- a CDS encoding phosphoketolase family protein, which yields MKEDAQAARGMLSQEELRSIDAYWRASNYLTVGQIYLLDNPLLREPLKLEHVKPRLLGHWGTSPGLNFIYAHLNRVIKVHDANVIYVCGPGHGGPAMVANTYLEGAYSELNPDVSLDEAGLRKLFRQFSFPGGIPSHAAPEVPGSINEGGELGYALSHAYGAAFDNPDLVVACVIGDGEAETGPLAAAWHSNKFLNPAHDGAVLPILHLNGYKIANPTVLDRIPREELRSLLVGYGHEPLFVEGDDPSGMHERMASALDEAFGKIRRIQEDARGTSGTNERPRWPMIVLRSPKGWTGPKEVDGLKTEGFWRSHQVPLSGLAGNAEHLRMLEDWLRSYRPEELFGVDGSPVPEVLAATPAGTRRMGANPHANGGMLRKSLEMPGLAPHAIEVTRPGERKAEATRVMGGFLREVMRANEASRNFRLVGPDETASNRLQDVFEVTPRAWMEEVLAEDTDLGPEGRVLEILSEHTCQGWLEGYLLTGRHGLFSCYEAFIHIVDSMFNQHAKWLDACRDIPWRRPVSSLNYLLTSHVWQQDHNGFSHQDPGFVDVALNKKADVVRVYLPPDANTLLCVTDHVLRTWDRINIVVAGKAPSWQWLSLDQARAHCAAGIGIWDWASGNGSGDPDLVMACAGDVPTVETLAAVQILREHMPGLNVRVVNVVDLMTLQPREVHPHGLTDREFDALFTTDKPVVFAYHGYPWTIHRLTYRRTNHGNFHVRGFNEEGTTTTPFDMTVLNGLDRYHLVQSVVERTPAIRASGESLRQMMQEKLLEHHDYIRAHGQDMPEVRDWQWSGD from the coding sequence ATGAAAGAAGACGCGCAAGCAGCCCGGGGAATGCTCTCGCAAGAGGAACTGCGTAGCATCGATGCCTACTGGCGCGCCTCGAATTACCTCACAGTCGGGCAGATCTACCTCCTCGACAATCCGCTCCTTCGTGAGCCGCTCAAGCTTGAGCACGTGAAGCCGCGGCTGCTCGGACACTGGGGGACATCGCCGGGGCTGAATTTCATCTACGCCCACCTCAACAGGGTGATCAAAGTCCACGACGCGAACGTGATCTACGTTTGCGGGCCTGGACACGGGGGCCCAGCCATGGTCGCCAACACCTATCTCGAGGGTGCCTACAGCGAGCTGAACCCCGATGTCTCCCTGGACGAGGCCGGGCTGCGGAAGCTGTTCCGCCAGTTCTCGTTCCCTGGGGGAATCCCGAGCCATGCCGCGCCGGAAGTGCCGGGTTCCATCAACGAAGGCGGGGAGCTGGGATACGCGCTGTCGCATGCCTATGGCGCCGCCTTCGACAATCCGGACCTGGTCGTTGCCTGCGTGATCGGCGACGGCGAAGCCGAGACGGGGCCTCTTGCGGCAGCCTGGCACTCGAACAAGTTCCTGAATCCCGCGCACGACGGGGCCGTGCTCCCGATCCTTCACCTCAACGGCTACAAGATCGCCAACCCGACCGTCCTTGACCGCATCCCGCGGGAGGAGCTGCGCTCGCTGCTAGTCGGCTACGGGCACGAACCGCTGTTCGTGGAGGGCGACGATCCTTCCGGGATGCACGAGCGGATGGCATCGGCGCTGGACGAGGCCTTCGGGAAGATCCGCCGGATCCAGGAGGATGCCCGCGGAACGAGTGGGACGAACGAACGTCCCCGCTGGCCGATGATCGTCCTGCGCAGCCCGAAAGGCTGGACCGGGCCGAAGGAGGTGGACGGCCTGAAGACCGAAGGGTTCTGGCGGTCGCACCAGGTGCCGCTTTCAGGCCTGGCGGGCAACGCCGAGCACCTCAGGATGCTCGAGGACTGGCTGCGAAGCTATCGCCCCGAAGAGCTGTTCGGAGTGGACGGCAGCCCGGTTCCGGAGGTCCTCGCCGCCACGCCGGCGGGAACGCGGCGCATGGGCGCCAATCCCCATGCCAACGGCGGGATGCTGCGCAAGAGCCTCGAGATGCCCGGGCTTGCTCCGCATGCCATCGAGGTCACCCGCCCCGGCGAGAGGAAGGCTGAGGCAACGAGGGTGATGGGCGGCTTCCTGCGCGAGGTGATGCGGGCGAACGAAGCCAGCCGCAACTTCCGCCTCGTCGGCCCGGACGAGACCGCTTCGAACAGGCTCCAGGATGTCTTCGAGGTAACGCCGCGTGCCTGGATGGAGGAGGTCCTTGCGGAGGACACCGATCTCGGTCCCGAAGGCAGGGTGCTCGAAATCCTTTCGGAACACACGTGCCAGGGATGGCTGGAGGGCTACCTGCTGACCGGACGGCACGGCCTGTTTTCCTGCTACGAAGCCTTCATCCACATCGTCGACTCCATGTTCAACCAGCATGCGAAGTGGCTGGACGCTTGCCGGGACATTCCGTGGCGGCGCCCGGTCTCCTCGCTGAACTACCTGCTGACGAGCCACGTCTGGCAGCAGGACCACAACGGCTTCAGCCACCAGGATCCCGGGTTCGTCGACGTCGCGCTGAACAAGAAGGCGGACGTGGTGCGCGTCTACCTTCCCCCGGACGCGAACACCCTGCTCTGCGTCACCGACCATGTGCTGCGCACGTGGGACCGCATCAACATCGTGGTCGCTGGAAAGGCGCCCTCGTGGCAGTGGCTGTCCTTGGACCAGGCGAGGGCGCATTGCGCCGCAGGCATCGGCATCTGGGACTGGGCTTCGGGTAACGGTTCGGGCGACCCCGACCTCGTGATGGCCTGCGCCGGGGACGTGCCCACGGTGGAAACGCTCGCCGCGGTCCAGATCCTGAGGGAACACATGCCTGGCCTGAACGTCAGGGTCGTCAACGTGGTCGACTTGATGACGCTGCAGCCCCGCGAGGTCCACCCCCACGGCCTCACGGACCGCGAGTTCGACGCGCTGTTCACGACGGACAAGCCCGTGGTCTTCGCCTACCACGGCTATCCTTGGACGATACACAGGCTGACGTACCGAAGGACCAACCACGGCAACTTCCACGTCCGGGGCTTCAACGAGGAAGGCACGACTACGACGCCCTTCGACATGACGGTGCTCAATGGGCTTGACCGTTATCACCTGGTGCAGAGCGTGGTGGAAAGGACGCCTGCCATTCGCGCGAGCGGCGAGAGCCTGCGGCAGATGATGCAGGAGAAACTCCTCGAGCACCACGACTACATCAGGGCGCATGGGCAGGACATGCCCGAGGTCCGCGACTGGCAGTGGTCGGGCGACTAG
- a CDS encoding SRPBCC family protein, with the protein MPGFAYSAASTRRIDASDADVFGYLDDHRNLSAHMEQRSWAMMGSRMNVHMDAGGTRAVGSRFGFAGNFLGIPLAVEEIVTERDPPRTKAWVTVGEPTLWVIGRYRMGFTVVADASSSVLTVSIEYDLPQGRGTRAAGRLLGGFYARWCTGRMAADAARHFETQDATAGPRGMRLGG; encoded by the coding sequence ATGCCGGGCTTCGCGTATTCCGCGGCATCCACGCGCCGGATCGACGCGTCGGATGCCGACGTGTTCGGCTACCTGGACGACCACCGGAACCTGTCCGCCCACATGGAGCAGCGCTCCTGGGCGATGATGGGTTCGCGGATGAACGTCCACATGGATGCCGGAGGTACGCGGGCCGTCGGATCGAGGTTCGGCTTCGCCGGAAATTTCCTCGGGATTCCACTCGCCGTCGAGGAAATCGTTACCGAACGCGATCCGCCCCGCACGAAGGCTTGGGTCACCGTCGGCGAGCCGACGCTCTGGGTCATCGGGCGCTACAGGATGGGGTTCACCGTGGTCGCCGACGCCTCCTCGTCGGTTCTGACGGTGTCCATAGAGTACGACCTGCCGCAAGGCCGCGGCACGCGTGCGGCAGGTCGGCTGTTGGGCGGCTTCTACGCCCGATGGTGCACGGGCCGGATGGCGGCGGATGCCGCGCGGCATTTCGAAACACAGGACGCAACCGCGGGCCCTCGTGGAATGCGGCTAGGCGGATAG
- a CDS encoding DUF411 domain-containing protein, which translates to MNTFSRSFFAALAVLVAAPAAVAAAAEMTVYKTPWCGCCHAWAEAVEKAGYQVSTVDLEDLSAIRKQAGVPAEMEGCHIAAVSGYFLEGHVPLEAIGKLLEERPAVAGLAVPGMPQGSLGMGDDPSASYEVYAVPRQPSEAPVVFYKAGGE; encoded by the coding sequence ATGAACACCTTCAGCAGATCATTCTTCGCCGCCCTCGCCGTGCTGGTCGCGGCGCCCGCGGCCGTGGCCGCCGCGGCCGAGATGACGGTCTACAAGACTCCCTGGTGCGGGTGCTGCCATGCCTGGGCCGAGGCGGTGGAGAAGGCGGGATACCAAGTCTCCACAGTCGACCTGGAAGACCTTTCAGCGATACGGAAGCAGGCAGGCGTGCCCGCCGAGATGGAAGGCTGCCACATAGCTGCCGTGAGCGGCTACTTCCTCGAAGGCCACGTCCCGCTCGAAGCCATCGGAAAGCTGCTCGAGGAACGGCCGGCGGTCGCCGGGCTGGCGGTTCCGGGAATGCCCCAGGGTTCGCTGGGCATGGGGGATGATCCCTCCGCCTCCTACGAGGTGTATGCTGTCCCGCGCCAGCCATCGGAAGCTCCTGTGGTCTTCTACAAGGCTGGCGGCGAATAG
- a CDS encoding ribose-phosphate pyrophosphokinase translates to MTRPIVFALPGNESMAGRLGAALGWEIGVLETRNFPDGETYLRFATDPRDRAVALVCTLDRPDDKSLRLLFAADAARDLGASNVGLVAPYLAYMRQDRRFQPGEAITSLTFARMVSSHFDWLVTVDPHLHRYASLDEVYDIPARAVRSAPLLSEWIRANVSRPFLLGPDIESEQWVSEVAGAIGAPWQVLRKTRYGDRNVEVAVPDLANFAGHTPVIVDDIVSSGRTMAVTADQMREQGLERPVLVAVHALFSEETYRGLKEKAAAVVSANSVIHPSNAIDLSAILADAVAEAMGGSLPISSNKKANLP, encoded by the coding sequence ATGACACGGCCGATCGTTTTCGCTCTGCCAGGCAACGAATCCATGGCGGGGCGGCTCGGCGCCGCCCTCGGCTGGGAGATAGGAGTGCTGGAAACGCGCAACTTCCCGGACGGCGAGACCTACCTGCGCTTCGCGACCGATCCAAGGGACCGCGCCGTGGCGCTTGTCTGCACGCTCGACCGTCCGGACGACAAGTCCCTGCGGCTCCTGTTCGCGGCGGACGCCGCGCGGGACCTTGGCGCCTCGAACGTCGGCCTCGTTGCTCCCTATCTCGCCTATATGAGGCAGGATCGCCGCTTCCAGCCGGGAGAGGCGATCACTTCCCTCACCTTCGCGAGGATGGTCTCCTCGCACTTCGACTGGCTCGTGACCGTCGACCCGCACCTTCATCGCTATGCCAGCCTCGACGAGGTGTACGACATCCCCGCGCGCGCCGTCCGGTCCGCGCCGCTCCTGTCCGAATGGATCAGGGCGAACGTGAGCCGCCCGTTCCTGCTCGGACCCGACATCGAAAGCGAGCAGTGGGTCTCGGAGGTGGCGGGCGCCATAGGCGCTCCCTGGCAGGTGCTTCGGAAGACCAGGTACGGCGACAGGAACGTCGAGGTCGCCGTGCCTGACCTCGCCAACTTCGCCGGACACACGCCGGTCATCGTGGACGACATCGTGTCCTCGGGCCGGACGATGGCGGTCACGGCCGACCAGATGCGCGAACAAGGCCTGGAGCGTCCGGTCCTGGTCGCCGTCCACGCGCTGTTCTCGGAGGAAACCTACCGGGGTCTCAAGGAGAAGGCGGCGGCTGTCGTCTCGGCCAATTCCGTCATCCATCCCTCGAACGCCATCGACCTCTCCGCGATCTTGGCCGACGCTGTCGCCGAGGCCATGGGCGGCAGTCTCCCGATCAGCTCGAACAAGAAAGCGAATCTCCCATGA
- a CDS encoding thymidine phosphorylase family protein: MTGQNNPAAQAAPRQGHPLRARRLGIHTQHEAVVFMRTDCHVCRSEGLSANSRVLLSANGREVIATLYQVSSDIIEIDEAGLSETAWDHLRAADGAAIFVRHPDPVESFGRVRGRIFGTRLDDRDFAAILADISADRYSDVELSAFLTATSAFPLDDAETLALTRSMVEIGDRLDWDASPVVDKHCVGGLPGNRTTPIVVAIAAAHGLTMPKTSSRAITSPAGTADTMETLAPVDLSLADIRRVVEQESGCVVWGGAVRLSPADDILIRIERALDIDSEGQLVASVMSKKIAAGSTHLVLDIPVGPTAKVRSEAAGKALAARLTMVGEAFGLKSVTVFTDGSQPVGRGIGPALEAMDVLAVLQQAQHAPGDLRERACTLAGALLELGGRAEPGAGKALAESTIADGRAWAKFQRICEAQGGMRVPPVARQRMPLVAPHRGTIRSIDNRRIARVAKLAGAPGSKAAGVEMHVTLGAAVEEGQPLCTVCSDTTGELQYALDYARDVLAIFEIEREPRT; this comes from the coding sequence ATGACTGGACAGAACAACCCGGCCGCGCAGGCGGCCCCGCGACAAGGCCATCCGCTGAGGGCACGTCGGCTGGGAATCCACACCCAGCACGAGGCCGTGGTCTTCATGCGGACCGACTGCCACGTATGCCGCTCGGAGGGGCTTTCCGCCAACTCCCGCGTATTGCTCTCGGCGAACGGCCGGGAAGTGATCGCCACGCTTTACCAGGTCTCCTCGGACATCATCGAAATCGACGAGGCCGGGCTCTCCGAGACCGCGTGGGATCACCTGCGGGCAGCGGACGGGGCGGCTATCTTCGTGCGGCATCCCGATCCGGTCGAGTCGTTCGGCAGGGTACGGGGGAGGATCTTCGGGACCCGGCTCGACGACCGTGACTTCGCGGCCATCCTGGCGGACATCTCCGCTGACCGCTACTCGGACGTGGAGCTGTCGGCCTTCCTCACGGCAACTTCCGCGTTCCCGCTCGACGATGCCGAGACGCTCGCGCTTACCCGGTCGATGGTCGAGATCGGCGACCGCCTCGACTGGGACGCGTCGCCCGTGGTCGACAAGCACTGCGTCGGCGGCCTGCCCGGGAACCGCACGACACCCATCGTCGTAGCGATCGCCGCCGCGCATGGCCTCACGATGCCGAAGACGTCCTCCCGGGCGATCACCTCTCCCGCAGGCACGGCCGACACCATGGAGACCCTGGCTCCGGTCGATCTCAGCCTTGCGGATATCCGCCGCGTCGTCGAGCAGGAGTCGGGCTGCGTCGTCTGGGGAGGCGCCGTGCGCCTCAGCCCCGCCGACGACATCCTCATCCGCATCGAGCGCGCCCTCGACATCGACTCCGAGGGGCAGCTCGTCGCATCGGTGATGTCGAAGAAGATCGCCGCGGGATCGACCCACCTTGTCCTGGACATCCCCGTCGGCCCTACGGCGAAGGTCCGGAGCGAGGCTGCGGGCAAGGCGCTCGCGGCGCGCCTGACCATGGTCGGCGAAGCCTTCGGGCTGAAGTCGGTGACGGTCTTTACCGACGGCTCGCAGCCGGTCGGCCGCGGCATCGGCCCGGCGCTCGAGGCCATGGACGTGCTTGCCGTGCTCCAGCAGGCACAGCACGCGCCGGGGGACCTGCGGGAGCGAGCCTGCACGCTCGCGGGCGCGCTGCTCGAATTGGGCGGCCGTGCGGAGCCTGGCGCAGGCAAGGCGCTGGCCGAAAGCACGATCGCGGACGGAAGAGCCTGGGCGAAGTTCCAGCGCATCTGCGAGGCCCAGGGCGGCATGCGGGTCCCGCCCGTGGCCCGCCAGAGGATGCCCCTCGTGGCTCCGCATCGGGGCACGATCCGCTCCATCGACAACCGACGCATCGCCAGGGTGGCGAAGCTGGCAGGCGCTCCCGGATCGAAGGCTGCCGGGGTCGAGATGCACGTCACGCTGGGGGCGGCGGTCGAAGAGGGGCAACCGCTCTGCACCGTGTGCTCGGATACGACGGGAGAGCTGCAATACGCGCTGGACTATGCCCGGGACGTCCTTGCGATCTTCGAAATAGAGAGGGAGCCCAGAACATGA